A genomic segment from Octopus sinensis linkage group LG4, ASM634580v1, whole genome shotgun sequence encodes:
- the LOC115210943 gene encoding 39S ribosomal protein L32, mitochondrial yields the protein MLRNVVLRLERDIFRLLNWNQSPKPALAFVTTNTENDVYQKASDILDSIFESFLWGAPKSRRSTEKRKMRKMSELKHYEHARPKKNIIACLQCGHYHENDTICGNCYDKVRQETKLMQKAFEEDLRYSAPLQEVVVLYENEKEESIHDKYVVKVKKTRPSWFAKNLLIKAK from the exons ATGTTGAGAAATGTAGTTCTTCGACTGGAACGAGATATTTTTCGATTATTGAATTGGAATCAATCACCAA AACCAGCTCTAGCATTTGTTACAACCAATACCGAAAATGACGTTTACCAGAAGGCCTCAGATATTCTCGATTccatttttgaaagtttcttgtgGGGTGCCCCAAAAAGTAGACGATCAACTGAAAAACGTAAAATGCGCAAAATGTCAGAACTGAAACATTATGAACATGCAAgaccaaagaaaaatattattgcgTGTCTTCAGTGTGGACATTATCATGAAAATGACACTATTTGCG GTAACTGCTACGATAAAGTACGACAAGAGACTAAACTCATGCAGAAAGCTTTTGAAGAGGATCTGAGATATTCTGCTCCTCTACAAGAAGTAGTGGTgctttatgaaaatgaaaaagaagaaagcatTCATGATAAATATGTTGTGAAAGTGAAGAAAACTAGACCTTCATGGTTTGCTAAAAACTTATTAATTAAAGCTAAATGA
- the LOC115210689 gene encoding proteasome subunit alpha type-2, with the protein MSERYSFSLTTFSPSGKLVQIEYALAAVAAGAPSVGIKASNGVVLATEKKQKSILYEEHSIHKVECLTKNIGMVYSGMGPDYRVLVRRARKLAQQYYLVYQEQIPTAQLVQRVANVMQEFTQSGGVRPFGVSLLVAGWDEDEQKPYLYQCDPSGAYFAWKATAMGKNYVNGKTFLEKRYNENLELEDAVHTAILTLKESFEGQMTESNIEIGICNAQGFRRLEPSEVKDYLASVS; encoded by the exons ATGTCTGAACGATATAGTTTTTCCCTGACAACATTTAG cCCTTCAGGTAAACTTGTCCAAATTGAATATGCTTTGGCAGCAGTTGCAGCTGGTGCACCCTCTGTTGGGATTAAAG cATCCAATGGTGTAGTTTTGGCcactgagaaaaaacaaaaatctatctTGTATGAAGAACATAGCATTCATAAAGTTGAATGCTTGACTAAGAATATTGGAATGGTTTACAGTGGAATGGGTCCTGACTATAG AGTATTGGTGCGCCGTGCTCGCAAACTTGCTCAACAGTACTATCTTGTCTACCAAGAACAGATTCCTACAGCTCAGCTAGTCCAAAGAGTTGCTAATGTTATGCAAGAATTCACACAGTCTGG AGGTGTTCGTCCATTTGGTGTTTCTCTTCTGGTAGCTGGCTGGGATGAAGATGAGCAGAAGCCATATTTATATCAATGTGATCCTTCA GGTGCATATTTTGCGTGGAAGGCTACAGCAATGGGTAAAAATTATGTGAATGGGAAGACTTTTCTTGAAAAAAG GTATAATGAAAATTTGGAACTTGAAGATGCTGTGCACACAGCTATTTTAACATTGAAGGAAAGCTTTGAGGGGCAGATGACAGAAAGCAACATAGAAATTGGAATCTGTAATGCTCAAGGTTTCCGGCGCCTTGAACCATCTGAAGTCAAAGACTATCTTGCTTCAGTATCCTAA